The following coding sequences lie in one Palaemon carinicauda isolate YSFRI2023 chromosome 7, ASM3689809v2, whole genome shotgun sequence genomic window:
- the LOC137643498 gene encoding probable G-protein coupled receptor Mth-like 1, with product MLNKGVNARRLVALAMLMQTFVSPIRSASEDQLSLSASTFRPENLTTKKANADDITTTTEVSTTTTSDPRIDDSFSDVGGIEESISSEDGDTARNNTVELQTFVSTTSSGDVDDNVSSERPSGEPGTVCPAPVGGKSTQGTIVKCQCQGTEVLADGECQPHEGVVVPVKYNKYFSKLEDVKNYKVKTENVNCDPTYYLTRNFSRGQFHLRLDKGDVVLLKDAGELEGQRISKYCVTHHLDNQHYLTWTLRACIPIPSVPRCCSFGKAMKDGVCQTAKTPSVLKPPVFSKPHSTEPVEWTNIQNYHLDLKCQSDPMVTVPLGNNGTHLLLLANGLSLTWKPNEVCTYDKTYFCPDYCTDGIEESDGTVQYFVSFCYMSCKERHDKACGDGPCMRRCCDDGSSYDSSKRKCSPDSNSTFSPLDVGHSCSYTIVTGPPPACKRPTKYDKEISIDSEGQLSINYRNYSSFEYCVDVNFREEHRRTSVYFCGAEPLSWKSVRLPVFLTCKVISLFFLTLCIICYQLVPKLKANGGTHQLCHVLSLFIAYSMSFTVNCFNNDLVHHFASCFSLAIFTQFGFLAAFFWLNIMCFEVWRKIRKLTKYQTSKKYQEIFFMLYGWGVPLCISAVTVMMQFVNPHEVRDEIRPYIAIKKCWFQEQASGLVYFFCPIGGLFFCNALLLILTFIDTKKILRNSKEATKELNAIGRSSRDMVDCVKDFHQKLKLFAISVFCWATEFLSSIIPPEEIWAPTDILNALQGLFIFIIIMANSNKRKLIKKRFPLPFRLARRCSAALRCFRRKAATAAADGGEENTSSTEPESSKSDSLSMKTLTYRKLS from the exons ATGTTAAACAAAGGTGTAAATGCGAGGAGGCTTGTGGCGTTAGCTATGTTAATGCAGACCTTCGTATCTCCGATCCGCTCAGCCTCCGAAGATCAGCTCAGCCTCTCGGCCAGTACCTTCAGGCCAGAGAACTTGACGACCAAGAAAGCTAATGCTGACGACATAACGACTACGACCGAGGTCTCTACGACGACGACCAGCGACCCCAGGATCGACGACTCCTTTTCCGATGTAGGTGGGATTGAGGAATCGATCTCATCCGAGGATGGAGACACGGCGAGAAATAACACAGTTGAATTACAAACGTTTGTTTCAACGACGTCCTCCGGGGACGTCGATGACAATGTGTCCTCAGAAAGACCCTCGGGAGAACCAGGCACCGTCTGCCCTGCCCCGGTAGGAGGAAAATCGACACAAGGAACCATTGTGAAATGCCAGTGCCAAGGTACGGAAGTCTTGGCCGACGGGGAATGCCAACCGCATGAGGGAGTTGTCGTTCCAGtgaaatataacaaatatttttcaaaactg GAAGATGTGAAGAACTACAAGGTAAAAACAGAGAACGTGAACTGcgacccaacctactacctaacccGGAACTTCAGCAGAGGACAGTTTCATCTCAGACTTGATAAGGGTGATGTTGTCCTTCTAAAGGATGCTGGTGAACTGGAGGGGCAACGCATTTCCAAGTACTGTGTCACTCACCACCTGGATAACCAACATTACCTGACATGGACGCTTAGAGCATGTATTCCTATACCGTCTGTTCccaggtgctgttcctttggaaaaGCCATGAAAGATGGTGTTTGTCAAACTGCTAAGACTCCAAGTGTACTAAAACCTCCAGTTTTTAGTAAGCCTCATTCCACAGAGCCTGTTGAATGGACAAATATACAGAACTATCATCTCGATTTAAAATGCCAGTCTGATCCCATGGTAACAGTTCCTCTTGGTAATAATGGCACACATTTGCTATTGTTAGCCAATGGTTTATCACTCACCTGGAAACCTAATGAGGTTTGCACTTATGATAAAACTTACTTCTGTCCTGATTACTGCACTGATGGCATCGAGGAGAGTGATGGCACCGTGCAATACTTTGTAAGCTTTTGCTACATGTCTTGCAAGGAGAGACATGACAAGGCCTGTGGAGATGGCCCGTGTATGCGTAGATGCTGTGATGATGGGTCCTCATATGACAGCAGTAAAAGAAAATGCTCGCCTGATTCCAACTCCACATTCAGTCCTCTTGATGTAGGTCATTCATGCTCGTACACTATTGTAACGGGTCCTCCTCCAGCCTGCAAGCGTCCCACAAAGTACGACAAGGAAATCAGCATAGACAGTGAGGGGCAACTGTCCATTAATTATAGAAATTACTCTTCTTTTGAATATTGTGTGGACGTAAACTTCCGAGAAGAACATCGGAGAACGAGTGTTTACTTCTGCGGAGCTGAACCTCTCTCGTGGAAGAGCGTACGCCTTCCTGTATTCCTGACTTGTAAAGTCATCTCTCTCTTCTTTCTGACATTATGCATAATTTGTTACCAACTAGTCCCTAAGCTTAAGGCGAACGGTGGCACACATCAGCTATGCCATGTTCTGTCCCTCTTCATTGCTTATAGTATGAGTTTTACTGTGAATTGCTTCAATAATGACCTCGTTCACCATTTTGCTTCCTGCTTCAGTCTAG CCATTTTCACGCAGTTTGGATTCCTGGCAGCTTTCTTTTGGCTAAACATCATGTGCTTTGAGGTCTGGAGAAAAATCAG GAAGCTCACAAAGTACCAGACTTCAAAGAAATACCAAGAAATTTTCTTCATGTTATATGGTTGGGGAGTACCATTATGTATAAG TGCAGTCACCGTCATGATGCAGTTTGTGAACCCCCATGAAGTCAGGGACGAAATCAGGCCATACATTGCAATCAAGAAGTGTTGGTTTCAGG AACAAGCCAGTGGTTTGGTCTACTTCTTCTGTCCAATTGGTGGGCTGTTCTTTTGCAACGCCCTCTTACTCATCCTCACCTTCATCGACACTAAGAAAATCCTTCGAAATTCGAAAGAGGCCACGAAGGAACTGAATGCCATCGGAAGATCATCCAGGGATATGGTGGATTGCGTCAAAGA TTTTCACCAGAAGCTGAAGCTTTTTGCCATTTCTGTGTTCTGTTGGGCCACTGAGTTCCTGTCATCTATAATTCCTCCGGAGGAAATCTG GGCACCCACCGATATCCTAAACGCTCTTCAGGGCCtcttcatattcatcatcatcatggcAAACAGCAACAAACGAAAGCTTATAAAGAAACGGTTTCCTTTGCCCTTCAGGTTAGCCAGGAGATGCTCGGCCGCTCTTCGTTGCTTTAGAAgaaaagcagcaacagcagcagcagacgGAGGAGAAGAGAACACCTCTTCCACTGAACCTGAATCATCGAAGTCAGATTCATTATCTATGAAAACTCTGACTTACAGAAAATTATCCTGA